The nucleotide window CGTTTCAGTTCGGAGTGGATTCGGCGGAGGGgctttctctttttttcccttctcgAGTGCCCTGTGATAGGTTGGTTCTATATTGGTTGAGTATTCATCGTTGTGCAGGCGATGTATAGACACCTGGGGCCGGGGCGCTGAAGACTCAGCTTGCTTCTGGAGGAATGACAAAATGGGAGTTGTGTCAAAATTTCTTCAGCCTGACGCTATGATCTCACAGCCTTGCTAGAGCGCACAGTGTGATTGGTTTTCTATTTGGGGGGCTCACTGATGGATGGTCCCGACGTCGGCAGATGACGTCACATGCCGAGCCCATCGTTCAATCGGTCTCGAGTCTGGGCTAAGCTCAATGTAAAAAGAGATCCATGTGCCAAGACAACCAATAAGAAGCACGTGGGGTCCAACGCAAAAACGATTTGCTGCAGATTCCACGCTTCCATCGAGTTAAAGGTGCCAGGGGGGAAAACCGTATTAAAAAAAACCCCGTGCTGGGGCCATCTTGGATGGTTGGGACGAAAGGCTTAAATGGTTCGGTGTCTGGGGCCGCGTAACGGGCCAAGTTGAGTCACCGAGTGAGTTGAGTTTTGAAAGAttcggcctgctcgctggTCTTCCCTACAAAACAACTCGACGTACTAATATAGAGTCGGCCATGCTATGTGTGTTTGTTTTTAGGGAATACGAATCACCCAGCTCGGTTGTTGACCACCTAGCATTTTCTCGTATCTTTTCGGTGTCTAGACAGCCGCGGCTCCTTGTGCGTTGTGGAGCCTCGTCCGAATGACACCAAACTCCACGGCCGCGGGGCCATACGACGACCGAGAGTTCCCTTCAGCAACATCACCTCGCTCTCAGTCCGATGTCATCACGCCGATACGCGAGTCGCACGGTCTCATTAGCGATCGTGTCGAGCGGAGGTCTTCCGAAAAGCGggacgaccacgacggcgTATCAGTCGGCGATGCGGGCCCAGAGCGGCGCAGCGGCCGGTGGCGGGGTTACTTCCGCAGAGGCGGCAAGTTGAGGCCGTTCCGGCTACTGAAGGAGGACTTTGGGAACTTCAGGCTGCGGTACTACTCCGACTGGACTGTGTTCAACCAGCTCGTCCTGGCGAGCGCGGTGTATGTCTTCTTCACCAACATCTTGCCCGGTATCACGTTTGCCAGCGACCTGTATGTCCTGACGGGGGAGTCGTGGGGCACCATCGAGGTTGTGTTTAGTACTGGGCTTTGCGGCGTCATCTTTTCCCTGTGAGTCAATACTAAGAAGCCTCTACTCTCTCTGTGAGCGATGGAACTAAGTCGTTTCTTAGGTTTTCGGCTCAGCCGTTGACGATCCTCGGTGTGACCGGGCCATTCTCGGTACTGGCGGAGAACATCTACACTCTGTGCGAGAACTCATTCAAGGTATATGGGGCTCAAGTTACTCGCTTTTTCATCACGCTGACTCTCTTCCTTCCAAAGATTCCCTTCCTGCCCTTCATGGCATGGTCGCTCATCCACTCCGGCTGGATGCACTACCTACTGGCCATATTTAACGCCCACGACTACACCATGCAATACGTCACCGACTTCAGCGCCGAcatcttttctcttctcaaCAGCGTCATCTACTTCTACAAAGCCGTCCGGGAGCTTCAGCGCACAAAGGCCGTCGTCTCGCTCGCCGCCTTCCTGTACTCCATCATCGGTGCTGCGGGAACCTGCATGCTCGCCATCTTCCTGTCCACGGCCGTCTCGTGGAAACCGCTGTTCCACAGGTACGTCCGCATGGGCCTGACCGAGTATGCAGCGGCCATCTCCATCGTATTCTTCATCGGCATGCCCTAcgtcggcgacctggccCAGCTCGACCACAACCGGCTGGAGGTCTCCAAGACGTtcaggccctcgtcgccgagcagaGACTATTTCTTTGTGGAGTTCTGGAAGCTCTCTATCGGGTGGatcttcatcgccatcataccaggcatcatcatcaccgtccTCTTCTATTTTGACCACGAGATCAGCAGCATCATATGCACGGCCAAAAGGTACGGGGTCCAGAAACCGGGGGGCTATGCGTGGGACGTCATGCTCCTTGGCACGACGACCATCATGTGTGGAATCCTCGGGATTCCGCCGGCCAACGGGCTGCTGCCGCAAGCACCACTCCACTCTGAGTCCCTGATGTACACGGTCTATGAGGATCCGCCGACGAGCGACTCAGGGCCCGGCGACGACCCCCCCGCGAAACCCGTCCTGCGAGTGTACGAGCAGCGGTATTCGCACTTCATCCAGGCGGCGGGCATCCTGCTGTTCATCTCGCCGCCGTTCCAGCACGTGTTGGGGctgacgccgacgtcggTCCTTGCGGGTTTGTTCATGTTCATGGGCTATCAGTCACTGTCCGTGAACCCGATCCTCACCAGGATCTGGCAGCTCCTCACGCCCATCTCAGAGCTCCCTGACCTGCCGCATGGCGCAAGCTGGATGGGGATCCACTTCTACACCATCACGCAACTGGTCCTGACGggcatcgtcttcggcgTTACGCTGACCGTCGCTGCCCCTGGGT belongs to Colletotrichum higginsianum IMI 349063 chromosome 5, whole genome shotgun sequence and includes:
- a CDS encoding Hco3-transporter family protein, with translation MTPNSTAAGPYDDREFPSATSPRSQSDVITPIRESHGLISDRVERRSSEKRDDHDGVSVGDAGPERRSGRWRGYFRRGGKLRPFRLLKEDFGNFRLRYYSDWTVFNQLVLASAVYVFFTNILPGITFASDLYVLTGESWGTIEVVFSTGLCGVIFSLFSAQPLTILGVTGPFSVLAENIYTLCENSFKVYGAQVTRFFITLTLFLPKIPFLPFMAWSLIHSGWMHYLLAIFNAHDYTMQYVTDFSADIFSLLNSVIYFYKAVRELQRTKAVVSLAAFLYSIIGAAGTCMLAIFLSTAVSWKPLFHRYVRMGLTEYAAAISIVFFIGMPYVGDLAQLDHNRLEVSKTFRPSSPSRDYFFVEFWKLSIGWIFIAIIPGIIITVLFYFDHEISSIICTAKRYGVQKPGGYAWDVMLLGTTTIMCGILGIPPANGLLPQAPLHSESLMYTVYEDPPTSDSGPGDDPPAKPVLRVYEQRYSHFIQAAGILLFISPPFQHVLGLTPTSVLAGLFMFMGYQSLSVNPILTRIWQLLTPISELPDLPHGASWMGIHFYTITQLVLTGIVFGVTLTVAAPGFPIIIIILVPVRLFFMNRVWSRQTLRYVDGWATREGKPEDDNNDRRRGGVVTSGAAARQAADADEEKGNKITAPAPNHSGKVVLPSVPFLQYAAGTVETRSYVAVCINLAFAKLLLERGCSVMIGDLALRPGASSLLAQYPHPRQPNRPSALFQPTNVASWPQLTQLWTKTLESFPQVDIVVPGAGIFEPSWSSFWRPPQTETNLQTKSRDAADAEPGTYAVLDVNLAHPIRLSQLAIGHWTQQKREGCLVHVGSIAGYAAGIGSPLYMASKHGLHGFVRCMGGMRDRLGIRCSAVAPGAVMTPMWLEDTEKQHVAQGEGSNLFIDSEEIARGMLELCENPEHGDGTILEVTKGATRVVPLYHAEPPGGKGAVIPRLVDEAEKIWGELESLGLKV